From Gimesia panareensis, the proteins below share one genomic window:
- a CDS encoding glycosyltransferase family 4 protein codes for MSKADSSTKVLLFAGPFELRGTSAYTLRLAHYTAEYGIRARVVCPDASKVDPGIRSKLDITEYRNLNTPILGQAVLRLVKQEAEKNLPDLIHIQSRHVLPQGQWLARKLKRPFLLTVNDYLQSDERLRIDLRWCKGIITVSESVKKDLLARTGLPEDFVLVISSGVDVPDVSHLSPVLSRDHQPVVGTAGPLEAIKGLPYFLGAASRVLAENPEVQFLISGAGPEEGNLRHLARDLEITENVTFVPNLYDFAISLEAMDIFCLPSLRQGLGTIMLEAMALAKPVIATGVGGVYSVIRDGETGLVIPPSNSEALANSILNLLHDPLKARAMGESARELVREQFRVETMVEKTVEQYQLALHGAVKTGSA; via the coding sequence ATGAGTAAAGCAGATTCCTCGACGAAAGTATTGCTGTTTGCCGGGCCGTTTGAACTTCGGGGAACTTCTGCCTACACCCTGCGGCTGGCCCACTATACTGCCGAATATGGAATCCGGGCGCGTGTGGTCTGTCCCGATGCCTCGAAAGTGGATCCGGGAATTCGCAGCAAACTGGATATTACCGAGTATCGAAATCTGAATACGCCGATTCTGGGGCAGGCAGTCCTGCGTCTGGTCAAACAGGAAGCGGAAAAGAATCTGCCGGACCTGATTCACATTCAATCGCGTCACGTGCTCCCGCAGGGGCAGTGGCTGGCCCGCAAGTTGAAGCGTCCATTTCTGCTCACGGTGAATGATTACCTGCAGAGCGATGAAAGGCTGCGGATTGATCTGCGGTGGTGTAAAGGGATCATTACGGTCAGTGAATCGGTCAAAAAAGATCTGCTCGCCCGGACCGGCCTGCCGGAAGATTTTGTACTGGTGATTTCCAGCGGTGTGGATGTGCCCGATGTTTCCCATCTGTCGCCGGTTCTATCACGCGATCACCAGCCAGTGGTCGGAACAGCGGGGCCACTGGAAGCGATCAAGGGGTTGCCCTACTTTCTGGGGGCCGCCAGCCGCGTGCTGGCGGAAAATCCGGAGGTGCAGTTTCTGATTTCCGGGGCGGGGCCCGAAGAAGGGAATCTGCGACACCTGGCCCGCGATCTGGAAATTACGGAGAATGTAACCTTTGTTCCCAACCTGTATGACTTCGCGATCTCACTGGAGGCGATGGATATTTTCTGTCTGCCCTCTTTGAGACAGGGGCTGGGAACAATCATGCTGGAAGCGATGGCACTGGCTAAGCCCGTCATTGCGACCGGAGTCGGGGGTGTCTATTCGGTGATCCGCGATGGAGAGACCGGTCTCGTAATTCCTCCTTCCAACAGTGAAGCGCTGGCCAACAGTATTCTTAATCTGCTGCATGATCCGTTGAAAGCGCGGGCGATGGGGGAATCGGCACGCGAGCTGGTGCGGGAGCAGTTTCGAGTGGAGACGATGGTCGAGAAGACGGTGGAACAATATCAACTGGCCCTGCACGGAGCGGTCAAAACAGGCAGTGCCTGA
- a CDS encoding ABC transporter ATP-binding protein — MNDAQEQLVVRNLTKQFTLADESLSILSGVNLTLNRGEALAITGPSGSGKSTLLYILGVLDQPSAGEVIQFNQNPFTLDAKEQAEFRNQNIGFIFQDHHLMPQFSVLENVLIPTMVHKGSSTDAEERARHLLERVGLKERLNHRPAQISGGERQRVAVCRALINNPRLLLADEPTGNLDRTNTEAIGKLLLEINQEQNTILICVTHSSELAALFPQHQRLRDGQLVTESV, encoded by the coding sequence ATGAATGACGCTCAAGAGCAATTAGTTGTCCGAAACTTAACCAAGCAGTTCACCCTCGCCGATGAATCGCTGTCGATCCTCTCCGGCGTGAACCTCACCCTCAACCGCGGCGAAGCACTCGCCATCACCGGCCCCTCCGGTTCCGGCAAAAGCACGCTGCTCTACATCCTCGGCGTACTCGATCAACCCTCCGCGGGCGAAGTCATTCAGTTCAACCAGAACCCCTTCACCCTCGATGCCAAAGAACAGGCCGAGTTTCGCAACCAGAACATCGGCTTCATCTTTCAGGACCATCACCTGATGCCTCAGTTCTCGGTCCTCGAAAATGTCCTGATTCCCACCATGGTTCACAAGGGTTCCTCAACAGATGCTGAGGAACGCGCCCGCCACCTGCTGGAACGCGTCGGCCTGAAAGAGCGTCTCAATCACCGACCCGCCCAGATTTCCGGAGGCGAACGCCAGCGGGTCGCAGTCTGCCGGGCACTGATTAACAACCCCCGTCTCCTCCTGGCCGACGAACCCACGGGAAACCTCGACCGTACCAACACTGAAGCGATTGGCAAACTCCTGCTGGAAATCAATCAGGAACAGAATACCATCCTGATCTGCGTCACCCACAGCAGCGAACTGGCGGCCCTCTTTCCGCAACACCAGCGGTTACGCGACGGCCAGCTCGTGACCGAATCGGTCTGA
- a CDS encoding sodium:solute symporter family protein has protein sequence MIQLVIIGIYLGLLLFLGVFSSRLFRGTSQDYMLASHSIGPFLLLMSIFGTTMTAFALVGSSGEAYKEGVGVYGMLASSSGIIHSLCFFLLGIKLWSWGHKYGYTTQIQFFRERLESDKIGVILFPILVGLVIPYLLIGVMSSGVVISSITEGAFDSAFAAYDYGVPPWLGSLVISLVVLIYVFFGGMRGTAWANTFQTIVFMVLGVVTFFVISSKLGGLEAASHAVLEKNPSKLMRDVDPKDRAAYAKRYETWTLIAKYNYATRVLKTLTLTPEQKKQAYEEFKPRMPNWQMTAEAVFAAKNSLYELTTEQTNKALLKQDDRVMPDPFPEKWTTDLMSHHALQEYPRKANAEDEQAMLIFGNKIGHPNHDLDPEDPSKGKKWTIKKALGVYRATNWAPDAPHPMSKLVFFTYFFVPLSVGMFPHLFQHWLTARSAGTFKLPVVAHPLFIMIVWVPCVLVGVWATSATFEGAPLFPPHFPANAVLAAMVKKMTSPVLAGFLTAGILAAIMSSLDSQFLCIGTMFTEDIVVHYGGKDRFTDKQVVLMARTFIILVVAITYGFSLLEPRRVFTLGVWCFSGFSSLFPIIFAAVYWKRLTKAGTYAGVLVAIGTWLYLFKEAGYAMKPNYTFLGMMPVATMVVASAAAMILVSLVTRPPSKETLVRFFPED, from the coding sequence ATGATTCAGCTGGTTATTATCGGAATCTACTTAGGTCTGCTGTTATTCCTGGGAGTCTTCTCCAGTCGGCTCTTCAGAGGAACCAGCCAGGACTACATGCTCGCCAGTCATTCGATTGGCCCCTTTCTGCTGTTGATGTCGATCTTCGGCACCACGATGACCGCTTTCGCTCTGGTCGGCTCCAGTGGGGAAGCCTACAAAGAAGGCGTCGGCGTCTACGGGATGCTCGCATCTTCCAGCGGGATTATTCACTCGCTCTGCTTCTTCCTCCTGGGAATCAAACTCTGGTCCTGGGGACATAAATACGGTTACACCACCCAGATTCAGTTCTTCCGCGAACGTCTGGAAAGCGACAAGATCGGCGTCATCCTGTTCCCGATCCTCGTCGGTCTGGTGATTCCTTACCTGCTGATCGGCGTCATGTCTTCGGGCGTGGTCATCAGCAGCATCACCGAAGGGGCCTTCGACAGTGCCTTCGCTGCCTACGATTACGGCGTCCCCCCCTGGCTCGGCTCGCTGGTCATCAGCCTCGTCGTGCTGATCTATGTCTTCTTCGGCGGGATGCGGGGGACTGCGTGGGCCAACACATTCCAGACCATCGTGTTCATGGTCCTCGGCGTCGTTACCTTCTTCGTCATCTCCAGCAAACTGGGAGGCCTGGAGGCTGCCAGCCACGCAGTACTGGAAAAGAACCCTTCCAAGCTCATGCGGGACGTCGACCCCAAAGACCGTGCCGCCTATGCCAAACGCTATGAAACCTGGACCCTGATCGCCAAGTACAACTACGCGACCCGCGTCCTGAAAACTCTGACGCTCACCCCCGAGCAGAAAAAGCAGGCTTACGAGGAATTCAAACCACGCATGCCCAACTGGCAGATGACCGCGGAAGCCGTCTTCGCTGCCAAAAACAGTCTCTATGAACTGACCACCGAACAGACCAACAAAGCCCTGCTCAAACAGGACGACCGCGTCATGCCGGATCCCTTCCCCGAGAAGTGGACCACCGACCTGATGTCGCATCATGCCCTGCAGGAATATCCGCGGAAAGCCAACGCGGAAGACGAACAGGCCATGCTCATCTTCGGCAATAAAATTGGTCACCCCAACCACGATCTCGATCCCGAGGATCCTTCCAAAGGGAAGAAGTGGACCATCAAAAAAGCACTCGGCGTGTATCGCGCCACGAACTGGGCTCCGGATGCACCGCACCCCATGAGTAAGCTCGTCTTCTTTACCTACTTCTTCGTCCCCCTCTCGGTCGGGATGTTCCCTCACCTCTTCCAGCACTGGCTGACCGCCCGTTCCGCAGGGACCTTCAAACTCCCCGTGGTCGCACACCCGCTCTTCATTATGATTGTCTGGGTTCCCTGCGTGCTGGTCGGCGTCTGGGCAACATCCGCCACCTTCGAGGGAGCACCGCTCTTCCCGCCGCACTTCCCGGCAAATGCGGTCCTGGCGGCCATGGTGAAGAAGATGACCTCCCCCGTTCTCGCCGGCTTCCTGACCGCCGGAATTCTGGCAGCCATCATGTCCTCGCTGGACAGTCAGTTCCTCTGTATCGGTACGATGTTCACCGAGGACATCGTCGTGCATTACGGCGGAAAAGACCGTTTTACGGATAAACAGGTTGTCCTCATGGCTCGAACCTTTATTATTCTTGTTGTGGCGATCACCTATGGTTTCAGTCTGCTGGAACCCCGGAGGGTCTTCACACTCGGTGTCTGGTGTTTCAGTGGTTTTTCCAGTCTGTTCCCCATCATCTTTGCTGCGGTCTACTGGAAACGCCTCACCAAGGCCGGCACCTATGCAGGAGTTCTGGTCGCCATCGGCACCTGGCTCTACCTGTTCAAAGAAGCCGGCTATGCGATGAAACCCAACTACACCTTCCTGGGTATGATGCCGGTAGCCACCATGGTCGTCGCCTCCGCGGCCGCCATGATCCTGGTCTCCCTGGTGACCAGACCACCCAGCAAGGAAACCCTGGTGCGATTCTTCCCGGAAGATTAG
- a CDS encoding NfeD family protein, whose protein sequence is MDYTLIAIIGLIVALLLFVAEIFVPSGGLIAILAITSMGASLWGAWMAWWGTNPGFWWTYIASVVILIPTTIGMAVKTFPNTAWGKKFIHEVPTLEEVTGFQAETEHLRSLIGKIGKTQTLLNPSGFVLVDHERHHCESQGMIVDPQVNVEIIAVEGTRLVVKVVKPSVKETPETDQETSSPNGPLADGALDFEVPET, encoded by the coding sequence ATGGATTATACATTGATCGCCATTATTGGCTTAATCGTGGCTTTGCTGTTGTTTGTGGCCGAAATCTTTGTGCCATCAGGCGGGCTGATTGCCATTCTGGCCATCACAAGTATGGGCGCCTCGCTCTGGGGTGCCTGGATGGCCTGGTGGGGGACAAATCCCGGATTCTGGTGGACTTATATCGCCAGCGTGGTGATTCTGATCCCGACGACAATCGGGATGGCGGTGAAAACGTTCCCCAATACGGCCTGGGGGAAGAAGTTCATTCACGAAGTCCCAACCCTGGAAGAGGTGACCGGGTTCCAGGCGGAAACAGAGCATCTGCGATCTTTGATTGGTAAGATTGGAAAAACGCAAACTCTTTTGAACCCCAGCGGGTTTGTGCTCGTTGATCATGAACGGCACCACTGCGAAAGCCAGGGAATGATCGTGGATCCGCAGGTGAATGTGGAGATTATCGCCGTAGAAGGGACGCGGCTGGTCGTCAAGGTTGTCAAACCGAGTGTGAAAGAGACCCCCGAAACGGATCAGGAGACTTCATCCCCTAATGGTCCGCTGGCTGATGGGGCACTCGATTTTGAAGTCCCTGAAACCTGA
- the floA gene encoding flotillin-like protein FloA (flotillin-like protein involved in membrane lipid rafts): MSTLNLLAADNTSTLIWIAGIVVFLVVLFVGALFARFAGLWIQCKLTNAKIGFFNLLMMTLRKVNPTIIVRSKIMAIQAGITKSYDISTRDLEAHYLAGGNVPNVIRALIAAQRAKIDLDWQSAQAIDLAGRDILDAVRTSVYPKVIDCPDPRKTNSTLDAVAGDGIQLNVRARVTVRTNLKQLVGGATEETVIARVGQGIVQAIGSTATYEQVLENPDKITQIVLNEGLEKQTAYTIVSIDIADIDVGENIGARLQADHAEAEMRVAQAKAEQRRAEQKAREQEMVALTQENRAQVVLAEAKVPEAIADAFRTGKIGILDYYELKNVQADTKMRDMIGTPERESTASN; encoded by the coding sequence ATGAGCACCTTGAATCTTTTAGCGGCAGACAATACTTCCACCCTCATATGGATTGCGGGAATTGTCGTCTTTCTGGTTGTGTTGTTTGTCGGTGCTCTGTTTGCCCGATTTGCCGGTCTGTGGATACAGTGTAAATTAACCAATGCCAAGATTGGTTTTTTCAATCTGCTGATGATGACGCTTCGTAAAGTGAACCCCACGATTATCGTCCGCAGTAAAATCATGGCGATCCAGGCGGGGATTACGAAGTCCTATGATATTTCCACCCGCGACCTGGAAGCCCATTACCTGGCCGGTGGTAACGTGCCGAACGTGATTCGAGCGCTGATTGCCGCCCAGCGGGCCAAAATCGATCTGGACTGGCAGTCGGCCCAGGCGATCGACCTGGCGGGCCGGGATATTCTGGATGCGGTGCGAACCAGCGTTTATCCCAAGGTGATTGACTGTCCCGATCCCCGCAAAACCAACAGCACACTGGATGCGGTGGCCGGCGACGGGATTCAATTGAATGTGCGTGCCCGCGTGACCGTACGGACCAACCTCAAACAGCTGGTGGGTGGAGCGACGGAAGAGACCGTGATCGCCCGTGTGGGACAGGGGATCGTGCAGGCCATCGGATCCACAGCAACGTACGAGCAGGTACTGGAAAATCCGGACAAGATCACACAAATCGTATTAAACGAAGGTCTGGAAAAGCAGACTGCTTACACGATTGTATCGATTGATATTGCCGATATTGATGTTGGCGAGAACATTGGTGCTCGATTGCAGGCGGACCACGCTGAAGCTGAGATGCGCGTGGCCCAGGCAAAAGCAGAACAGCGTCGAGCAGAGCAGAAGGCACGCGAACAGGAAATGGTGGCCTTAACTCAGGAAAATCGAGCCCAGGTGGTTCTGGCTGAAGCCAAGGTTCCTGAAGCGATTGCCGATGCATTTCGGACCGGAAAAATTGGCATTCTTGACTATTATGAACTGAAAAACGTGCAGGCGGATACCAAGATGCGTGATATGATTGGTACTCCCGAACGGGAGTCCACGGCATCTAACTAG
- a CDS encoding DUF3311 domain-containing protein, translated as MRYAVYGLVVVLIILHQDNWLWDDKRLILGFMPITLLYQAGISIGAAIVWFLATKFAWPHHLEEIAQESPAPAPAPEAASETAPETGDTE; from the coding sequence ATGAGATACGCCGTTTATGGATTGGTTGTCGTACTAATCATTCTCCACCAGGACAACTGGCTCTGGGATGATAAAAGACTCATCCTCGGATTCATGCCGATCACCCTGCTCTACCAGGCAGGTATCTCCATCGGTGCTGCCATTGTCTGGTTTCTGGCGACCAAGTTTGCCTGGCCCCACCACCTGGAAGAAATCGCTCAGGAATCACCCGCCCCGGCCCCAGCTCCAGAAGCTGCTTCGGAAACTGCCCCAGAAACAGGAGATACAGAATAA
- a CDS encoding acyl-CoA thioesterase has product MSCTFKTTRRVEFHETDMAGIVHFSNFYKYMEQAEHEYYRSLGMTIVDKQPDGSVIGWPRVSAQCSFESPAYYGDLLEIRLTIERLGVKSLTIEYDIWRDDTKIAKGRMKTVCCHFTHGEPMKSIEIPEWIQQKIKDSQHPTT; this is encoded by the coding sequence ATGTCCTGCACTTTTAAAACAACTCGTCGTGTGGAATTTCACGAAACGGACATGGCCGGCATCGTCCACTTCTCCAACTTCTATAAATACATGGAACAGGCCGAGCACGAATACTACCGCTCCCTGGGTATGACTATTGTCGATAAACAGCCCGACGGCTCCGTCATCGGCTGGCCCCGTGTCTCCGCGCAATGCTCTTTCGAATCCCCCGCCTACTACGGTGACCTCCTCGAAATCCGCCTGACCATCGAACGGCTCGGCGTCAAATCGCTGACCATCGAATACGACATCTGGAGAGACGACACCAAAATCGCCAAAGGACGCATGAAAACCGTCTGCTGCCATTTCACGCATGGCGAGCCGATGAAATCCATCGAAATCCCCGAGTGGATTCAACAGAAAATCAAAGACTCACAGCATCCCACAACCTGA
- a CDS encoding 3-keto-disaccharide hydrolase, whose protein sequence is MTTEAFAQAKKGDRDYAVVDLKNVDEDFYYQGEYYGAIGADCNWCGAATIGLQVVARGDGHFFASLYQGGLPGNGWDLSAREELDGTRDGDVLTLTGKDLTLKVYENGPVEVLDTKGHLLGQLTKYHRSSVTLGATPPPGATVIFNGSSVDQLTGGQITPGGLLKEGTEFKKTYRSYRLHVEFRLPYMPYATGQARSNSGLYLQSRYEVQVLDSFGLEGVENECGGLYKQKRPRINMCFPPLSWQTYDIGFVAPKFDQDGKKIKDAYITVLLNGVPVHQDYAITAKTGGGKQEGPELYPIKLQDHRNPVRYRNIWIVDLSDQPDPQYCYPCRSLLCDK, encoded by the coding sequence ATGACTACCGAAGCATTTGCTCAGGCCAAAAAGGGTGACAGGGACTATGCCGTAGTCGATCTCAAGAATGTCGACGAAGATTTCTACTATCAGGGCGAATATTACGGGGCGATTGGAGCCGACTGCAACTGGTGCGGGGCTGCGACGATTGGTCTGCAGGTTGTCGCCCGCGGCGATGGTCATTTCTTTGCCTCGCTTTACCAGGGTGGGCTGCCTGGAAACGGCTGGGACCTCTCTGCCCGCGAAGAACTGGATGGCACCCGCGACGGGGATGTGCTGACACTCACAGGGAAAGACCTGACCCTCAAGGTATACGAGAATGGTCCCGTGGAAGTACTGGATACGAAAGGGCATCTGCTGGGCCAATTGACCAAGTACCATCGCAGTAGTGTGACTCTGGGAGCAACGCCCCCTCCCGGCGCGACGGTGATTTTTAATGGTTCTTCCGTCGACCAGCTGACCGGGGGGCAGATTACTCCCGGGGGTCTGCTGAAAGAGGGAACTGAATTCAAGAAGACCTACCGCAGCTATCGTCTGCATGTCGAGTTCCGTCTGCCTTACATGCCTTATGCGACCGGACAGGCCCGCAGTAACAGCGGACTGTATCTGCAGAGCCGCTACGAGGTACAGGTTCTGGATTCCTTCGGACTGGAAGGGGTCGAGAATGAATGCGGTGGTCTGTATAAGCAGAAGCGTCCCCGCATCAATATGTGCTTCCCACCTCTGTCCTGGCAGACCTACGACATCGGTTTTGTTGCTCCCAAATTCGATCAGGACGGAAAAAAGATCAAGGATGCCTACATCACCGTGTTGCTGAACGGGGTTCCCGTGCATCAGGATTATGCGATTACCGCGAAGACCGGTGGTGGTAAACAGGAAGGTCCGGAGCTGTACCCGATTAAGTTGCAGGATCACCGGAATCCGGTCCGCTATCGCAATATCTGGATTGTGGATCTGAGTGACCAGCCCGATCCGCAGTACTGCTATCCCTGCCGGTCACTGCTGTGTGACAAGTAA
- a CDS encoding ABC transporter permease, with amino-acid sequence MNQARFVIKSLTYHWRTNLAVLLGVIAATAVIGGALIVGDSVRASLRQMTLDRLGKIDYVVSGHRFFREQLADDLQHSSALPQDIKTIAPALVLRGALEKNREDQHLRVGQVNIFGTDQRLWSLLEHSDLPPPKDDQAILNSRVAEQLEAKVGDEITLWIELPSAIPRDSLLGEKEEQSVEITLTVSQILDEDSKAGRLALLPNQQLPLDLFLSLDTLQSALDLDEIKPSRRDPKERPARVNSLFFSSHDETIPDSPQARIIANELEAALKQNLKLTDLNLKIVPNKDRNYLALESEQMILDPQIEQAARDAAKKLKVATSPVMVYIANEFIHPEPGQAKQSPPYSMYSIVAGLDFAEQPPFGPFKFIGDKPQLPLKENEIVLNEWLAKDLKVKIGDPIQMKYHVVGSRGELPEVEQTFTVAGIVALDGTPAADRKLTPEMEGITDADTFGDWKQPFPMKLDKVTDRDEEYWDKYRATPKAFLALETAQKLWNSRYGTLTSLRFASLPGKTLEKSSTAFGSELLKNIDVLKMGLTVQPIKFLGLAAASGTTDFSGLFIGFSFFIILSAIILIRLLFKLGIDRRVSSIGLLSAIGFTPAQVRQIIFKESLIVILSGGVLGILAAIGYASLMLYGLKTWWIGAIGTRFLFVDLTPQSLLIGFLIAVLFSGFVIWKSMSELKQISIRDLLAGVNTPDTEPVRARKRVGLTWKISTILALILVLATVTGIIPKQEAFSGFSWQTVCFFLVGTLSLVASLSFLSSFLRTDSTTPIQGKGALALMKLGFRNAGRFRQRSVLTTALIASATFVLVSVAAGHRNPAVEEPDIESGNGGFTLVAETSSPLIFDLDTPEGRNKMLVNAPNDPETQRLLTEMKAIPFRVKPGENASCLNIYQTTVPTILGVPQELIERGGFKFADTPGDNPWELLNQPQEDGSIPALGDMNTLMYSLHKGIGASVGIPSDERPEHELKIKGMFDGSIFQGVLLISEQHFQQLFPEQAGFQYFLIEVPTKDATQLSGILETGLTEYGFDSDLVSNRLADFLAVQNTYLSTFQTLGGLGLLLGTLGLATVMLRNVVERRSELALLRAVGMTGSNVALIVLAENAFLLVWGLASGIVSALLAMLPHLLSTGADIPWLSGILILLAVLITGMLSAFLAVLSAVRAPILATLRAP; translated from the coding sequence ATGAATCAAGCGCGCTTTGTCATAAAAAGTCTGACCTATCACTGGCGCACCAACCTGGCCGTCCTCCTCGGCGTTATCGCAGCCACCGCCGTCATTGGTGGCGCATTGATCGTCGGCGACTCCGTTCGCGCCAGCCTCAGGCAGATGACGCTCGACCGCCTCGGCAAGATCGACTACGTCGTCTCCGGTCACCGCTTCTTCCGCGAACAACTGGCCGACGATCTGCAACATTCCTCCGCGCTCCCCCAGGACATCAAAACCATTGCTCCGGCCCTCGTTCTCCGTGGCGCGCTGGAAAAGAACCGCGAAGACCAGCACCTCCGCGTCGGCCAGGTCAACATCTTTGGCACCGATCAACGGCTCTGGTCGCTCCTCGAACACAGCGACCTCCCTCCCCCGAAAGACGATCAGGCGATCCTCAACTCCCGCGTCGCAGAACAGCTGGAGGCCAAAGTTGGCGATGAAATCACACTCTGGATCGAACTCCCTTCCGCCATCCCCCGCGATTCGCTGCTGGGAGAGAAAGAGGAACAGTCGGTCGAAATCACCCTCACCGTCAGCCAGATCCTCGACGAAGATTCCAAAGCCGGCCGTCTCGCCCTCCTGCCCAATCAGCAGTTGCCGCTCGATCTGTTCCTCTCGCTCGACACCCTGCAGTCGGCGCTCGACCTCGATGAAATCAAACCGTCCCGGCGCGATCCCAAGGAACGGCCCGCCCGCGTCAACTCCCTCTTTTTCAGTTCCCACGACGAAACGATCCCCGACTCCCCCCAGGCACGGATCATCGCCAACGAACTGGAAGCGGCTCTCAAACAGAACCTGAAACTCACCGATCTGAACCTCAAAATCGTCCCCAACAAAGACCGCAACTACCTCGCGCTCGAAAGCGAGCAGATGATCCTCGATCCCCAGATCGAACAGGCGGCCCGTGACGCAGCGAAAAAGCTCAAGGTCGCTACCTCGCCCGTCATGGTCTATATCGCCAACGAGTTTATTCACCCCGAACCCGGTCAGGCAAAACAGTCGCCCCCCTACTCCATGTATTCCATCGTCGCCGGCCTGGACTTCGCTGAACAGCCCCCGTTCGGCCCCTTCAAATTCATTGGCGACAAACCGCAGCTGCCCCTTAAGGAAAATGAAATCGTCCTCAACGAGTGGCTCGCCAAAGATCTCAAAGTCAAAATTGGCGATCCGATCCAGATGAAATATCATGTCGTCGGCTCCCGGGGAGAACTGCCCGAAGTTGAACAGACCTTTACCGTCGCCGGCATCGTCGCCCTCGATGGCACTCCCGCTGCCGATCGCAAGCTGACGCCCGAAATGGAAGGCATCACCGATGCCGACACCTTCGGCGACTGGAAACAGCCCTTCCCCATGAAACTCGACAAGGTCACCGACCGCGACGAAGAATACTGGGATAAATACCGCGCCACCCCCAAAGCCTTCCTCGCCCTCGAAACCGCGCAGAAACTCTGGAACAGCCGGTATGGCACACTGACCTCGCTCCGCTTCGCCAGTCTGCCCGGAAAAACGCTGGAGAAATCCTCCACCGCCTTCGGCTCCGAACTCCTCAAAAACATCGACGTCCTCAAAATGGGGCTCACCGTACAGCCCATCAAGTTCCTCGGCCTCGCTGCCGCCAGCGGGACGACCGATTTCAGTGGCCTTTTTATCGGCTTCAGCTTCTTCATCATTCTCTCCGCCATCATCCTGATTCGTCTGCTGTTCAAGCTGGGCATCGACCGCCGCGTCTCTTCGATCGGTCTGCTCTCTGCCATCGGCTTCACTCCAGCCCAGGTTCGGCAGATCATCTTCAAGGAATCGCTCATCGTCATCCTCTCCGGAGGCGTCCTCGGCATCCTGGCTGCCATCGGCTACGCTTCGCTCATGCTGTACGGCCTCAAAACCTGGTGGATCGGCGCCATCGGCACCCGCTTCCTGTTCGTCGATCTGACTCCCCAGAGTCTCTTGATCGGCTTCCTGATCGCCGTCCTCTTCTCCGGTTTTGTGATCTGGAAATCCATGTCCGAACTGAAACAGATCTCGATCCGCGACCTGCTCGCCGGCGTCAATACTCCCGACACGGAACCAGTCCGCGCCAGGAAACGCGTCGGCCTGACCTGGAAGATCTCCACCATCCTCGCACTCATCCTGGTCCTCGCCACCGTCACGGGAATCATCCCCAAACAGGAAGCCTTTTCCGGCTTCTCCTGGCAGACCGTCTGTTTCTTCCTGGTGGGAACACTTTCGCTGGTCGCCAGCCTCAGCTTCCTCTCCAGTTTTCTCCGCACCGATTCCACCACGCCCATTCAGGGAAAAGGTGCGCTCGCCCTGATGAAACTCGGCTTCAGGAACGCCGGCCGCTTCCGTCAACGCAGCGTGCTCACCACCGCGCTCATTGCCTCGGCCACCTTCGTCCTCGTCTCTGTCGCCGCCGGACATCGGAACCCCGCCGTCGAAGAACCCGACATCGAGTCCGGCAACGGCGGCTTCACCCTCGTCGCGGAGACGTCGTCCCCGCTGATCTTTGACCTCGACACACCCGAGGGCCGTAACAAAATGCTGGTCAACGCCCCCAACGATCCCGAGACTCAACGGCTGCTCACAGAAATGAAAGCCATCCCCTTCCGCGTCAAGCCGGGCGAAAACGCCAGCTGCCTGAATATCTACCAGACCACCGTCCCTACCATCCTCGGAGTCCCGCAGGAACTGATCGAACGGGGTGGCTTCAAATTCGCCGACACTCCCGGCGACAATCCCTGGGAACTCCTCAACCAACCACAGGAAGATGGTTCCATCCCCGCGCTGGGTGATATGAATACGCTCATGTACAGCCTCCATAAAGGCATCGGCGCCAGCGTCGGCATCCCCTCCGACGAACGACCCGAACACGAACTGAAAATCAAAGGCATGTTCGACGGCAGTATCTTCCAGGGCGTCCTGCTCATCTCCGAACAGCACTTCCAGCAGTTGTTCCCCGAACAGGCCGGCTTCCAGTACTTCCTCATTGAAGTCCCCACCAAAGATGCGACTCAACTTTCCGGCATCCTCGAAACCGGCCTCACCGAATATGGCTTCGACTCCGACCTCGTCTCCAATCGGCTCGCCGACTTCCTCGCGGTACAGAACACGTACCTCTCCACCTTCCAGACCCTGGGCGGCCTCGGCCTGCTGCTTGGCACCCTGGGACTGGCAACCGTTATGCTGCGAAACGTCGTCGAACGCCGCAGCGAACTGGCCCTGCTTCGCGCCGTCGGCATGACCGGTTCCAACGTCGCACTGATTGTCCTTGCGGAAAATGCCTTCCTGCTCGTCTGGGGACTCGCGTCCGGCATCGTCTCGGCTCTGCTGGCCATGCTGCCGCACCTGCTCTCCACCGGGGCAGACATCCCCTGGCTCAGTGGCATCCTGATTCTGCTCGCAGTGCTGATCACTGGTATGCTGTCTGCCTTCCTCGCGGTCCTGTCCGCGGTTCGGGCACCAATTCTGGCTACCCTGCGGGCACCTTAA